The region AGATGAAAGCCCGTTGGTTCCGTATCAATGTAGACGCTGCGGCCTTGGGCAAACGCAACGATTTCAGGAAATGTGACCCAATAGGGCGAGGGAATGAGCACCTCATCGCCAGGGTTGATCAGCGAAACGATCGCGTTGAAGATGGCCTGCTTGGCTCCGGCTGTGGCAATGACCTGAGCTGGCGTATACTCGACCTGATATTCTGCATAAAGAGATTCGACAATCGCTTGTTTCAGCTCCGGAATGCCGGCAGCCGGCGTGTATTTTGTGAAGTTGTCGGCAATCGCTTGTTGAGCGGCCTGCTTGATATGGTGAGGCGTCGGGAAGTCTGGCTCGCCGGCGCCCAGGTCAATGACTTGAATGCCTTGAGCGCGCAGACGGGCCGCCGCTTGAACGACCAACAGCGTTGAGGAGGGTTGCATGTGACTGACACGCTGCGAACGGGGGAAAGGGGTTGACTGACTCATCATTGGTGATCCTTATTGGTTCTTGCTTGATTACAGGCGACATCGGCGTGGGAAAAGGTTGACTGACTCATCCTCGGTGATCCTTATTGACTCGGTTTGAGCAGATTCAATGACTGATATTTCTCGCGCATGCGTTGCTGAACAACGTCGGGAACTAGCCCGTCCACCGAGCCGCCCAATAAGAAGACCTCTTTGACCAACTGCGAACTCAGATACGAGTATTGTTCAGCCGTGAACAGGAAGATGGTCTCGGTATTCGGATTCAAGCGCCGATTCATCAGCGCCATTTGCATCTCGTATTCATAATCGGAGATGGCACGGATGCCGCGAATAATCGCAGTGGCTTGCTTCAACCGAGCGTATTCAACCAACAAGCCCTCGAACGAATCAATCGTCACGGCTGGCCAGCGATTCACCTGTTGGAGCATGGCGATCCGTTCCTCAACCGTAAAGAGTGGGGCTTTGGTCGAATTTCTCAAAATAGCGATGATCACCTCGTCAAATAGCTTGACGGCTCGATCAATCACGTCCAGATGCCCGTTGGTGACAGGATCAAATGATCCAGGATAAATGGCACGTCGTTTCATGGTCTGACCTCTCAGGCCAACCGGTGGGGCTTCTTGTGAAGCCTCATGCCGGCGGTGGCGGCTTGATCCTCACGCGAAATCCCCGATTGGCGGTCCCAAGTGTGAATGGCTGTATTGCATGAGGCAGCATTTTAAGATACTCTATTGGCACACAGCAAATTTTTTGAGGACAGACGAGCCATGATAGATGAGATACGAGCAACATACGAACCGCTGAAGCTCAAGTTTGATGAGCTGCGGAGGTTTCTTTGACGTTGAGTCCAAGCGGGAGCAGTTGCATCGGCTGGAGCAAATCATTGCCCAACCCGATTTCTGGAACGATCAAGCGCGCGCGCGCCGCCTGCTGACCGAGCGGAGCCGGCTGCAGGCGGATATTGAGCAGGTGGAGCGGTTCGAACGGATGCTCGGTGACATTGACGTGCTGTTTGAATTAGCTGGCGAGGATGAAACGCTGCTGAATGAATTGCGTCAGACAGTAGCTCAGTTGCAGCGCGAGTTGGCCGACGCGGAGGTTCGCTCCATCTTGTCCGGCGAGATGGATCGTAGCAACGCCATCGTCACGATCAAGCCCGGCGCCGGCGGCACTGATGCTCAGGATTGGGCTGAGATGCTGTTGCGGATGTATCTGCGCTGGGCCGAAAAAGCCGGCTACAAAACAGAATTGCTGGACCAACAGCCAGGTCAAGAAGCCGGGATCAAATCAGCAACGTTTCGCGTCGAAGGCGATTACGCCTACGGGTATTTGAAGGCCGAAGCCGGCGTCCACCGGCTGGTGCGCTTGTCACCGTTCAACATCGCGCAAAGCCGCGAGACGAGTTTTGCCTCAGTGTTTGTCACACCGGAGATTGCCGATGATGTGCAAATTGACATCAACGAAGCCGACCTCAAGATAGACACATTCCGTTCCTCCGGCGCCGGCGGCCAGCATGTCAATAAGACGGAATCGGCCGTTCGCATCACGCACTTGCCGACAGGCATCGTTGTCTCCTGT is a window of Blastocatellia bacterium DNA encoding:
- the coaD gene encoding pantetheine-phosphate adenylyltransferase, giving the protein MKRRAIYPGSFDPVTNGHLDVIDRAVKLFDEVIIAILRNSTKAPLFTVEERIAMLQQVNRWPAVTIDSFEGLLVEYARLKQATAIIRGIRAISDYEYEMQMALMNRRLNPNTETIFLFTAEQYSYLSSQLVKEVFLLGGSVDGLVPDVVQQRMREKYQSLNLLKPSQ
- the prfB gene encoding peptide chain release factor 2 (programmed frameshift) codes for the protein MIDEIRATYEPLKLKFDELRRFLDVESKREQLHRLEQIIAQPDFWNDQARARRLLTERSRLQADIEQVERFERMLGDIDVLFELAGEDETLLNELRQTVAQLQRELADAEVRSILSGEMDRSNAIVTIKPGAGGTDAQDWAEMLLRMYLRWAEKAGYKTELLDQQPGQEAGIKSATFRVEGDYAYGYLKAEAGVHRLVRLSPFNIAQSRETSFASVFVTPEIADDVQIDINEADLKIDTFRSSGAGGQHVNKTESAVRITHLPTGIVVSCQNQRSQHQNREVAMRVLRSRLYELEMEKRAAEKEKLESTKREISFGSQIRSYVLHPYKLVKDVRTKYETSDVDAVLDGELDGFIREYLLSQRNGASVVTEQVWSTQSK